The genomic stretch CTCTACGAGCTATGCCCCGACGATCTGCTCGACGAGCTGAACGGCGCACGCGACTACGACAAGGTCACGGCTCTCCTCAAGCGCTACCGGGCCATGAAGCGGTAGCGGTTCTCCCACTCCAGTGGACGTTCTGCTGGATGCCTGACAGCAGCGCTGAAGCACCGATGCATGGCCGGGGTCCTGATACGCGATTCGACATCGGTCAGCGGATCTTGAGCAGGCCCACCATGAGGGTGGTCAGTTCCGTCAGGGACAGTTCGCGTCCCCGGGCTATCAGGCGTGCGTACTCGTCCTGCGGGAGGGCTTCGCGTACGGCGGCGGCCTCGCGGGGGCCGTCCAGCGGGTCCATCAACTCGGGCGAAAAGCCCACCCGGCGGCCGACAGCCTCCACTCCGCCCATCAGCACGGCTGCCTGGTCGGCCTGTCCGGTCAGCACGAGGGCGTGGGCGGCGGTGTGGATCAGCACAAGTCTGGAGGTGACGTCCTGGTGACGGTCGAGCGCGTCAAGGATGCCGGCTGCGATCTCCAGGGCACGCCGGCCGTCGCCACGATCGCAGGCGGTTTTCATGGCGGCCCACGCCGAAGAGCCGGCCGCCCAGTCATGGCCGCAGGAGTCGGCGGTCGCGACGGCTTCGGCCAGGACCGTGGCGGCGGTCGGAAGATCTCCTAGAACCCGGGCGAGCATGCCCTCCACCATCAGCGCTTCGGCCACCAGCCAGTCCTCCCCGGCACGCCGGGCGAGGTCGACTGCGCTGCGGGCGAGCGCCGGAGCGTCAATGGGCATGCCGGCGAGCACGCCGAAGTGCGTCTGGTAGACCCGTGCGGATGCCTCGACCATCAGGTCGCCGGCCTCCCGCGCCTCCCGCTCCGCCAGCACGACAGCCTCGTACGCCTGCGCCGGCTGCCCGGCCAGGTAGCTGAGCCCGCTGACGGCGAGCCGGGCCCGCCCACGGACCGCCGGCTCGGCGTGCGGCGCCGCATCGAAGGCCCTGGACATCCAGGACAGGCCTTCGGCGATGTGGCCCATGCGGTACCAGAACCAGTACAGCGCTCCGCCCAGTCGCAGCGCGTAGTCACCATCCCCGGCGGCCAGCGCGGAAGCGAAGGCGGCGCGGAACTCCGGCTGCTCCTGGGTCAGCCGATCCAGCAGCTCGGCCGCCTGCGGGCCGCGGAGCCTGCGCTCGGCGCTCTCCGCCTGGGCCAGTGCCCAGGCTCGGTGTCGTTGCTGGGTCTGCGCGAGGTCGTCCGGGTCGAGCTCGCGCAGCGCGTACTGACGCAGCGTCTCCAGCAGCCGGTAGCGGCGCGGTACGGTGCCGGGCTCGACACCGACCAGCGACTTGCGGACCAGGGCCGACAAGGCAGGCAGCGCGGGAGTCTGGCCTCCGACCGCACCCGCGGCGTCGAGGTCGAATCCGGCGGCGAACACGCTCAGCCGGTGGAAGAGCCGCTGTTCCTCGGGTTCGAGGAGCCGGTGGCTCCAGGCGATGGTGGACTCCAGCGCACGATGCCGGGCGGGCAGGTCGAGCGGGCCGTCGACCAGCACATCGAAGCGGTTTTTCAAGGCGTCGGCGATCTGGCCGACGGAGAGCATCCGGCAGTGCGCAGCAGCCAGTTCGATGGCGAGCGGAATGCCGTCGAGCGCGGCGCAGAGTCCGGGGATACGGTCGAGGTCGTCCACGTCGGGGGACCATGCGGGCAGGACCGCGGCAGCCCGTTTCCTGAAGAGTTCAGTCCCATCCCCGGCCGGGTCGAGCGGCCGTACCTCGTAGACCGCCTCGCCCTCCACGCCCAGCGCTTCGCGGCTGGTGGACAGTACCCGCAGGCCACCGCAGCGGCTCAGTAGCACACCGGTGAGGGCGGTGACCTCGTCCAGCAGGTGCTCGCAGTTGTCGAGCATCAGCAGGAGGCGCCGCCCGGCGAGCACGGCCGACAGGTCTTCGGCGGTGGATGCCCCGGGGATGCCGACGGCGGCGCCGATCGCGGCGGGCAGCAGTTCGGGTGAGGTGAGGCCGGCCAGTTCGACCAGCCAGGTCCCGTCGTCGCGGTCGGTACGGCCCCTGGCCGTCTCCAGCGCGAGGCGTGTCTTGCCCACTCCGCCCGGGCCGGTGAGGGTGACGAGCCGGAACTCGGCCAGCAGTCGGTCCACGGCGGCGATGTCGTCCGCGCGTCCGACGAGGCTTGACAATGCGAACGGCAGGTTACCGACGGGGGCCGCCGCCGGACTGCGGGCCGGCGCGACGGGGGCGGTGTCGGGCCTGGTGGCGGCGGGGGTTGCAGCGCCGACGTGGGCGCCCGTGGTTCCGGCGGAGCGGGCGGGCGGCGGGTCGAGCCGGGGATCCTGAGCGAGCACCGCGGACTCCAGGTCGCGTAACCGGGGTCCGGGGTCGATGCCCAGCTCGTCGGCGAGCCGGTGCCGTGCCGTGCGCAGCGCCGCGATCGCGTCAGCCTGCCGCCCGGACCGGTACAGGGCAAGGACGAGCAGCTCCCAGCCGCGTTCCCGCAGCGGTTGCTCGGCCACCAGGGACTCCAGCTCGCCGACCGCCGCAGCGTGCCTGCCCAGGTCGATGGTGGCGGCCAGCCGGTCCTCGTACGCGGCCGCACGCAGGTCCTCCAGCCGGGCCGCTTCCGTGAAGGCGAAACCGGCCCCGTCGAAGTCCGCGTAAGCGGGACCACGCCACAGCTCCAGCGCCTCGGTGAGCAGTCTCGCGGCGGGGCCTGGTCTGCCGCCGTCCAAAGCACGCCGCCCCGCCACGGCAAGGTCGGCGAAGCGCTCGGCGTCGACTGCGGATGGATCCGCCCGCAGCACGTAGCCCGTGCCCTCACGGACCAGGAGCCGGGGCGGAGCGCCGGGCGGGCGTTCCGGCTCCACGGCCCGGCGCAGCTGTGAGATGTAGACGTGGAGGGTCGTCGGTGACGAGGGCGGGGAGCCTTCCCATACCTGGGACGTGATCCGCTCGACGGAGACCATCCGGCCCCTGGCGATCAGCAAGACGGCCATGATCGCCCGCTGCCGCAGACCGCCCAGGCCGACCGCCTGTCCCGCCAGCTCGGCCCTGAGGGGACCGAGCACCCCGAACCGCACGGTATCGGGAGCGACGCCGCCCATCGGCCCCCTCTCGCACACCTCGTGGAGATCTCCTGCGAGGGTAACCGAAGGGCTGCGCCCCAGAAAGGGGGGCGCGGAGGGTTGACCGGCGGCTGTGGAGAGGGTCAGCTCGTGCAGGTGGCCTTGGCCGAGACGTACCGGCGGACGGCGTCTCCATTCGTGGCCGTGACCGTGAGCTTGTCGCGGCTGAACGCGTCGGAGGTCGTGTCCAGGCTGGTCGAGACCGACACTCCGGTGCCGGCGGTGATGGTGATCGTATCGGTCAGCATCGTGGGGGCGTACGAAGGGCACATGGCCAGGAAGGATCTGGTGGCGCCGGGCTCGACCCAGACCGCGTTGCCCGCGGTGGCCGTCGCCGCCGAGGCCGGGGCCGCGCCGGCCGTCAACCCAGCGGCCACGGCGGTCGCCAGCACAATGCCCGCGGTGATGTTTTTGATCATGATGATGTCCTTTCTCTCCAGTCGCTTCGGGACTGTTTTCGATCTCGGGTGTCCGGCGCCAGGGTGCCCGGCGCCAGGATGCGCGGCGCCAGGATGCGCGGCGACGTCACTGGCCGGCCGGGATCTGCTCCCGCGCAGGAAGCCGGGGGTGGGCCGGGCCGGCGTTGGGACGCGGCCTGAGCACACGGGCCAGGACGCCGGGCGACAACAGGCGCTGTGGAGGGGCCTGCAGGTTGGCCACGCTCAGGAAGGCGTTCCCGACCACCGGGTCCGCCTCCGCAGCCACGTGGAGGCGTGCGACGTAGCGGTTGAGCAGCTTCACGCGCAGCGGGCGTGGAGCCTCGACGGACGGGAACCGCAGATCACCACCGACCGACAGGTCCCAGGGCACGTCAATGATCCGCGCGGCCCGCTCGAAGAAGCGGCGAGCCAGGCTGTCGCGTCCGCCGTCCTGCAAGCACTCACGCAGGGTGGCGGCCTCGCAGGCGGCCACCGTCATGCCCTGCCCGTAGCTGGGGTTGAACTGGCACAGGGCATCACCGAACACCACATAGCCCTCGGGAAAACGGCTTAGCTGTTCGTAGCGGCGCCGGATGCTCACGGGGATGCGCATCCGCCGCGGGTCCCCGAGCGGTTCCAGACGCTCCAGGAGGCGGTGCAGGTCCGGGACCGGAAGCCGGGCGGCGAACCCGTGGTATCCGTCCGGGTCGACGGGTGGGACGTCGTCCCCCATGCCGAACAGGGTGACGAGCCAGCGGTCTCCCTCCGCGCTGAGGGCGACCCCGCCCCTGGGGACCGACGCGCTGTGCCCGACCACCATGGCGACGAAGTCGGCGTCGCCCGGCCGGCGCCGGTAATCACGCGAGACGTACTGCAGCCGGGAGTCGACACGTTCCTCCGGTGCGGGCTCGTATCCCAGTCGGCGCAGCCACTCCGTGCCCCGGTTTCCCCGGCCCACGGCGTTCACCACGAGATCGGCCGCCATGTCCTCGGGCTGGTGCCCCGAACGCTGCAGACGTACCCCGGTGACCACGCCCTCCCTGCCGGCGATCGGCTCGACCACCTCGCAGCGGTCGTGGATCACCACGCCGGGAAGATCCGCGACGCGGGAGCGCAGATACCGTTCGAGCTCGGGCCGGCTCACCGTCAGGCCGCGCAGCTGTGAAGGCGCGGGGTGCAGCAGCCGGCCGTCGTTGTACCAGCGGACGTCGTCCTGGATGTCCAAGGTGGTGGCGCCCGCGGCGACCAGGTCCGCGGTCAGCCCGGGGAACAGATCCTCGAGGATCTCGCAGCCCCGGGACAACATCCCGTGCGCGTGATGCCCCTGCGGCACGCCCCGCCGGGGGACGCCCTGGGCGGGCAAAGCGTCACGGTCGATCACCGTGACCCGGTCGAACGTCTCGCTGAGCACCCGGGCCACCAGAAGCCCACCGATCCCGGCTCCCGCGACGACGGCGTGTCCGGTGGGCGGGTGTCCTTTGCGTGTCATGGCGTCTCCTCACCCCTCCGTCCGGATCAGACCCACTGGGAGGGGTCGCCCGCCACAGACCCCCATTGGGTGGGATCGCCCGCCACGGAGTCCCACTGGGAGGGGTCGCCCGCCACGGACACCCACTGGGAGGGGTCGCCGTCGGTGGCGTGGGCCGCCGTGGCGCCCAGGCCGAACAGGAATCCCAGGGCGATTCCCGCCGCCGCCGCGCTACAGATCATTCGCTTGATCATGATTCACCTCGTTGTCCGGCCGCCCGGACCAGGCGGCGCCGCGTTCACAACAACGAGAGTGGGCCGGCCTGCTTGGGGGCCGGTGGGAACGGGCTTTCCCAGCGACTTCCAAGGCTTCCAAGGCTTCCAAGGCACCAGCGGCCCGATCAGCGCCCCCGCCGATGGCGGGGGCCGCTGCTATCAGAGGATCATCGTGATCAACGAGGTGAGCAGGGCGCTCGCATCCTGCCGAGACATCGCGCGCCCGCGGGCCGCATGCCGTTCGTACTCCTCCGGCGCAAGCGCCTCGCGTACGGCGGCCGCCTCGCGCGGCCCGTCCAACGGGTCCATCAGCTCCGGGGAGACGCCGGCTCGCTTGCCGATCGCTTCCACGGCCCCCATCAGCACGGCCGCGTGCTCGGACTGCCCGGTCAGCACGAGGGCGCGGGCCGCGCTGTGCACCGTCACCAGCCAGAAGGAGATGTCTTCGTAACGGTCCATCGTGGCCAGGATGTCCGCCGCGACGGCCAGTGCCCGAGTGCCGTCCCCACGGTCCGAAGCCGTCTTCATGTCGCACCAGGCCGCCCCGTCCGCGACCCAGTCGTGGCCACTGGAGCGAGCGGCGCTTACGGCCTCCTGAAAGACCGTGTCGGCGCCCGGCAGGTCCCCCAGCACCCGCAGGACCATGCCCCGGACCATGAGCGTTTCGGCCTCCAGCCAGTCCAGGGCGGTGCGCCGGGCCATCTCGACGGCCTCACGCGTGAGGGGCTCGGCGTCGAGCGCCGCCCCGGCCAGCAGACCCAGGTAGGGGACGTACGCAGTCGCGCCCGCCTCCGTCACCGCGTCACCTGCCTCGCGGGCCGCCTCCATCGCCGAACGGGCCGCCTGGTACGCCTGTGGCGGCAGTCCGGCCAGGTAGTACAGTCCCGTGAGCGCGTACCAGGCACGCGCCCGGACATCCGCTCCAGCTCGCGGGGCCGCCGCGAACGCCTCGGACAGCCAGGTGAGGCCCTCCGCCACATGCCCCATCCGGAACCAGAACCAGAACAGCGCGCCGCCCAGCCGTAGCGCGTACTCGCCGTCACCCGCCGCCAGCGACGAGGTGAACGCGGCCCGGAACTCCGCCTGATCGCGGCTCAGCCCGTTCAGCAACGCCGCTCCCTGCGGGCCGCGGAGATGGCGTTCGGCGTTCTCAGCCCGGGCCAGGGCCCAGGCGCGGTGGCGTGCCTGTGCCTGGGCCAGTTCGTCGGGGGAGAGCGCGGACAGGGCGTACTGGCGCAGGGTCTCCAGCATCCGGTAGCGGCGCGGCGCGGTGCCGGGTTGGGCGGTGACCAGCGATTTGCGGACCAGCGCCGACAGCGGCGCCAGGACGGGATCGACTCCACCGACCGCGGCGGCGGCCTCCAGGTCGAAGCCGGCTTCGAACACGCCGAGCCGGTGGAAGAGCCGGCGTTCCGCAGGCTGCAACAAGTGATCGCTCCAGGCGACGGTGTCCAGCAGCGTGCGATGGCGGTCCGGCCGTCCGACTGATCCGTCCACCAGCAGGGTGAAGCGGTCCTCGACGGCATCGGCGATCTGGGCGACGGACAGCACCCGGCTTTGCGCGGCGGCGAGTTCGATGGCCAACGGGATGCCGTCGAGCCGCTCACACAGGGCGGCGATCCTTTCCCTGTCGCCTGGCGCGGCCGCCCAGCCGGGCGAGACGGCGGCCGCACGGCGCAGGAACAGATCCGCGGCCTCCGTGGCGGCATCCAGGGGCGGCACTTCGTAGACCGCTTCACCCGAGATGCCCAAGGGTTCGCGGCTGGTGCACAACATCCGCACAGTGCCACAGCGGGTCAGCAGGGTGTGGACCAGCATGGCGGCGGGGACCAGCAGATGCTCGCAGTTGTCCAGGACGATCAGCATGTCACGGCCGGCGATCATCCCGGCCAGCTGATCGGGGGACGGCACGGTGGGCAGACCTAAGGCGGCGGCCATGGTCGCGGTGAGCAGTTCGGGCGCGTGCAGACCTGCGATCTCCACGAGCCAGGGCCCGTCGGCGTCGGTACGGGCGCGGGCGACCTCCAAGGCCAGGCGGGTCTTGCCGACCCCGCCCGGACCGGTGAGCGTGACCAGCCGGTGCCCGTCCAGCAGAGAGGCGACGGCCGCGAGGTCGCCGCCGCGGCCGACGAAGCTGGACAGCGCGAACGGCAGATTGCCCGAGGGTGGTGCCGGAGCCGGAGGGTATGACCTGCGGCTGGGCTCAGCCGATCTCGGGGCCAGCCGCGGGTCCTGGGCGAGTACGGCCGCCTCCAGGTCGCGTAGACCGCGTCCCGGATCGATGCCCAGCTCGTCGGCCAGGCTTCTGCGGACCGCTCGAAGCGCGGCGAGCGCGTCGGCCTGCCGCCCTGACCGGTACAGGGCGAGAACCAGCAACTCCCAGCCGCGCTCCCGCAGCGGCTGCTCGGCGACCAGCGCCTCCAGCTCGCCTACGGCAGCGGCGTGCTGCCCGGACGCGATGACGGCGGCGAGCCGGTCCTCACGCACTGTGGCCCGCAGATCCTCCAACCGGTTCGCGTCGGGCACGGCGAAGGCGGCTCCGCCGCAGTCGGCATAGGCCGGGCCCCGCCACAGCTCGAGCGCCTGTCCGAGCAGGTCCGCGGCGAGTTGCGGTTCGCCGCCCTCCAGCGCGCGCCGGCCACGAGCGGCCTTCTCGGTGAAGCGCTCGGCGTCGACCGCGGCGGGTACCGCTCGGAGGGCGTATCCGGGTCCCTCGCGCACCAGCAGCCGGGCCGGGGCGCCGGGCGCTCTATCTGGCTCCAGCGTCCTGCGCAGATCGGCGACGTACCCATGGAGTGTCGTCAGGGAGGGGAGTCGCGAGCCCTCCCACACTTCGGAGAGGATCCGATCTGCCGAGACGCTCCTGCCCCGCGCGATCAGCAGCAGCGCCAGCACGGCCCGCTGACGGGGTCCGCCAAGCCCCGCCGGGCGACCGCCGACCTCGGCCCGGAGCGGTCCCAGAACGCCGAATCTCACGCCCTCGGCCACGCTCACCAGCAGACCTCCCGCCGCACTCAACGCGCTGCGAGAATATCCGAATCATCCATATATACGAAGAAGGCACACCGGCCCACAGTTCGACCGAAGGCACAGGGGAAGCCACGGTCGGTAAAGGGCACGTCGCCGGCGGCGTGGTAGCGCTTGGTGCAGGCGGTCAGGCGGTCGCGTCGTCTCCGTAGATCTGCAGCCGGAGTTCGCGGGCCTTGGTCATGTGCTCGCGGCGCGGTCTTCGGCCGCCGAGCGGGCTCATTGGCCTGGCGGTCAGAGCATGTTCTTGATCGGGTGGGGTGTTTCCGGTACGGGCCGGGCGAGGATCTCGTTCGCCTCCCTGGGCGTGAGCAGGCGGGCGTCGCGCAGGAGGCCGACGGACTCCTCCCACTGTTGCCGTGCTTCGCCGTGCCGTTCGAGGTCGTGCAATGTGACACCGAGCCACCAACGTGACACGGCTTCTCCCAGGCGGAATCCCGACTCGCGGAGCAGCCGCACGGCCACCGTGTAGCTTTCCACCGCCTCGGTCGGCCGGCCGGCGTGGCGGTAGACGTCGCCGAGCGAATCGTGTGCCGTGCCCCCGCCGATGAGCGGGTCCACCTTCGACCACAGCTCCACCACCTGGCGTGCTTCCGCGATCGCCTCGTCGAAGCGCCCCTGACGGCAGTAGACGTGCGCCCGGTTATTGCGGATCGCGGCCCCAGCCCATGGCCGTTGGGCGCCGTCGTTGAGCTCCAACGCGGACTCCAGGTAGCCGAGTGCCTCGTCGAGACGGCCCACGATCGTGTTGATGACACCGAGGTTGTTGAGCACCCCGAGCTTCCGCCGAGGCAGTTCCGCGCGGTCCCAGTCGGTGAGAGCCGTCTTCAGTTGCGCGATCGCGGCGTCGTTACGACCCTGATCTCGGTAAACCCAGCCGAGGAAGCTGCGGAGCTGGGCCTTGTCGGCCCATGCCGCGATGCGGTCGGCCACCTCGATGGCGTACGCGTAGATGTCGGCCAGTTGCGTGTGCCAACCCTGGTAGCAGAAGGGCCAGTGGAGTCCGATGACCAGGCTGACGCCGTTCGCCGGGTCGGGGCCGTCCAGGGCCTGCTGCGCGGCGGCGAGCAGGTTGTCCCGCTCGGCTCGGACCCATTCTCCCGCCTCCTCCAGGTCCTCGAAAGTGATACCGGCCGACTCGACGGGGCACCGCGGTACGGCATCGCGGTTGAGCATGGGGTTCACCGTCCAGAGGGTCCCCCGGTAGTGGTGGAGCGCACGCCGTACGGCGGCGGTGCGTTCCTCCTCGGACAGGTCCTGGTGTGCCCGTTCGCGGGCATAAAGGCCGACCAGGTCGTGGAACTGGTAGCGGTCGGGTCCGGCGGGCTCGAGGAGGCGGGCGTCCTGCAGGCGTTCCAGGGCGGCTTCGGCGCGGTGGTGGGGCCAGCCGGTCAGGGCGGCGGTGGCGGCCGGGGTGTGGGTGGGCAGGTCGAGCAGGCCGAGCAGCGGCAGCAGATAGGCCGCGTCGCGGCCGGTCGGTTCTTCTCGGAGGTGGTGGTGACTGACCGCGATACCGGCGCGGACGGCCAGGTCGGCGTACTCCAGCATGTCCAGGCGGCGGGTGGCGTCGGCCAGCCGTACTTCCAGGTCGGACAGGGTCCAGTCGGGGCGGGCGGCCAGGCGGGCGCCGACGATCCGCAGGGCGAGGGGGAAACCGCCGCACAGGTGGACGATCCGCTCGGCCGCCTGCGGTTCGGCGCGTACGCGGTCGGGTCCGGCCAGGCGGGACAGGAGCGCGGCGGCGTCGCCGGCGTTCAGGGTGCCCAGGTGGAGGTGGCGGGCGTTGTCCAGGGTGGCGAGCGGGTCCCGGCTGGTGATCAGGACCCGGCAGCCGGGGCCGGCGGGGATGAGCGGGCGGATCTGGCGGACGTCGCGGGCGTTGTCCAGGATGACCAGCAGGTTGCAGGTCGCGGTCAGGGAGCGGTAGCGGGCGGCGGCCTCGCCCGGGTCGGCGGGGACGGCGGCGCCGTCCAGGCCGAGGGAGCGCAGCAGGTGGCGCAGAGCTTGGGCCGGGGTCAGCGGATCGAGGCCGGGGGTGGATCCGTGCAGGTTGAGGTAGATGACGCCGTCGGTGAATCGGGCGGCCGTGGCGTGGGCGACGTGGACGGCCAGGGCGGATTTGCCGATGCCGCCTGGTCCGTCGATCACGGTGATGGCGGGCCCGTCGGCGGGGCCGAGTGCGGTGCGCAGGCGGTGGATCTCGGTGGCGCGGGCGGTGAAGGCGTGGGTGTCGGCGGGCAGTTCGGCCGGGATGTACGGCTCGCTGACCGTGATCTGTTGGGCCGGGGTGGTCAGGTCGAGGACGGGGTCCTTGGCCAGGACGGCCCGTTGCAGGCGGCGTAGTTCGGCGCCGGGTTCGATGCCGAGTTCGGTGACCATGATCCGGCGGGTGTCCTGGTAGACGGCGAGCGCTTCGGATGGGCGGCCGGCGCGGTGCAGGGCGAGCATGAGCTGGGCGGCGGGGCGTTCGCGTAGTGGGTGCGCCCGCACGTGTACGGCCAGGTCGGCGGCCACCGCGTTGTGGTCGCCCGCGGCGAGGCGGAGATCGGCGTGGTCTTCCAGGACGGTGAGGTGTTCTTCTTCCAGACGGGTGGCTTCGATCTGTGCCCAGGGAGCGGTCAGCTCGGCCAGTGGCTTGCCTCGCCACAACTGCAGGGCCGAGCGGAACAGGGCGTCCGCGGCGGCCGTGGCCCCCTGCGCATGGGAGGTGCGGGCACGTTTGGCCAGGCGGGTGAACAGGTGGGCGTCGACGTGGTCGGGTTCGAGCGCGAGCCGGTAGCCGCCGGGCATGGTCTCGATGATCTCTTCGGCGGTGTGGGGTCCGAGGGTTTCGCGGAGTTTGGAGACCACGATGTGGAGTTGTTTGCCCGCGGTTGCCGCCGAGCTGTGTCCCCATATGTCGGTGAGGATCCGCTCGGTGTGTACGGTCTGCCCCGCGTCCAGGGCGAGTCTGGCCAGCACGCCGATTCGTCGTTGCCCGGCGAACCGGACCGGTTCGTCACCGGCCAGAACCTGCCACGGGCCGAGGAATCTGATCTCCAGCGCCATGAGGAGCGTATTTCCCTCCTTCAACGGAGTCGGCATTGTAACGAGATGGCCGAGCTCATTCGCGGCGATGACGGATGGAACGCCGTCTTCGTGCGAACTTCCGGCGTCTCGGTTCACATGTGCATGTCTAGGCGTGCGGGCTTACATGTGACTTGCAGACCACCGATCACCGAGCGATCTCCGGTGGTGCTGACGCCGGAATTCTCACTGGTAGGCGGATGCCTGGAGGTCGTACAAGCGGGCGTACCGGCCGGCGCGGTCGATGAGCTCGGCATGCGTGCCGCTCTCGATGATGCGCCCGCCGTCGAGCACGACGATCAGGTCGGCCATCCGGATGGTGGCGAATCGGTGCGAGACGAGCAGGGTGATCCCGCCGGTGGCCCGCTGCCACTCCTGGGCCGCCTCCGCGTACCGCTGATAGACCTCGTACTCGCTGGCCGCGTCCAGCGCCGCGGTCGGTTCGTCCAGCACGGCGAGGAGCGGCATGGAACGCATGAACGCTCGCGACAGGGCGATCTTCTGCCATTGGCCGCCGGAGAGCTCGACGCCGTCGCCGAGCGCCTTGCCGAGCCGGGTCTCCTCGCCCTCCGGCAGGCGGGCGAAGACCTGGGCGGCGCCACCCTTCTCGGCTGCCTCCGCGATCTCGTGCATCCTGGGCACGTCGCCCACGCCGACAGCCTCGCGGGCCAGGAACGGGAACCGGCTGAAGTCCTGGAAGGCCGAGGTCACGCGTTCCCGCCAGCCCGCGGGATCCATCTCGGTGAGGGGTGTCCCGTCCACGGTGATGGTCCCGGCGGTCGGACGGTGGAAGCCGCAGAGCAGCTTGACCAGTGTCGTCTTCCCGCTGCCGTGGTCACCGACCAGCGCCACCGTGGCCCCGGCCGGGAGACGCAGGTCGATGCCGTGCAGTACGGGCGGACCGCCGTACGAGAAATC from Nonomuraea polychroma encodes the following:
- a CDS encoding AfsR/SARP family transcriptional regulator, whose protein sequence is MGGVAPDTVRFGVLGPLRAELAGQAVGLGGLRQRAIMAVLLIARGRMVSVERITSQVWEGSPPSSPTTLHVYISQLRRAVEPERPPGAPPRLLVREGTGYVLRADPSAVDAERFADLAVAGRRALDGGRPGPAARLLTEALELWRGPAYADFDGAGFAFTEAARLEDLRAAAYEDRLAATIDLGRHAAAVGELESLVAEQPLRERGWELLVLALYRSGRQADAIAALRTARHRLADELGIDPGPRLRDLESAVLAQDPRLDPPPARSAGTTGAHVGAATPAATRPDTAPVAPARSPAAAPVGNLPFALSSLVGRADDIAAVDRLLAEFRLVTLTGPGGVGKTRLALETARGRTDRDDGTWLVELAGLTSPELLPAAIGAAVGIPGASTAEDLSAVLAGRRLLLMLDNCEHLLDEVTALTGVLLSRCGGLRVLSTSREALGVEGEAVYEVRPLDPAGDGTELFRKRAAAVLPAWSPDVDDLDRIPGLCAALDGIPLAIELAAAHCRMLSVGQIADALKNRFDVLVDGPLDLPARHRALESTIAWSHRLLEPEEQRLFHRLSVFAAGFDLDAAGAVGGQTPALPALSALVRKSLVGVEPGTVPRRYRLLETLRQYALRELDPDDLAQTQQRHRAWALAQAESAERRLRGPQAAELLDRLTQEQPEFRAAFASALAAGDGDYALRLGGALYWFWYRMGHIAEGLSWMSRAFDAAPHAEPAVRGRARLAVSGLSYLAGQPAQAYEAVVLAEREAREAGDLMVEASARVYQTHFGVLAGMPIDAPALARSAVDLARRAGEDWLVAEALMVEGMLARVLGDLPTAATVLAEAVATADSCGHDWAAGSSAWAAMKTACDRGDGRRALEIAAGILDALDRHQDVTSRLVLIHTAAHALVLTGQADQAAVLMGGVEAVGRRVGFSPELMDPLDGPREAAAVREALPQDEYARLIARGRELSLTELTTLMVGLLKIR
- a CDS encoding NAD(P)/FAD-dependent oxidoreductase codes for the protein MTRKGHPPTGHAVVAGAGIGGLLVARVLSETFDRVTVIDRDALPAQGVPRRGVPQGHHAHGMLSRGCEILEDLFPGLTADLVAAGATTLDIQDDVRWYNDGRLLHPAPSQLRGLTVSRPELERYLRSRVADLPGVVIHDRCEVVEPIAGREGVVTGVRLQRSGHQPEDMAADLVVNAVGRGNRGTEWLRRLGYEPAPEERVDSRLQYVSRDYRRRPGDADFVAMVVGHSASVPRGGVALSAEGDRWLVTLFGMGDDVPPVDPDGYHGFAARLPVPDLHRLLERLEPLGDPRRMRIPVSIRRRYEQLSRFPEGYVVFGDALCQFNPSYGQGMTVAACEAATLRECLQDGGRDSLARRFFERAARIIDVPWDLSVGGDLRFPSVEAPRPLRVKLLNRYVARLHVAAEADPVVGNAFLSVANLQAPPQRLLSPGVLARVLRPRPNAGPAHPRLPAREQIPAGQ
- a CDS encoding BTAD domain-containing putative transcriptional regulator, giving the protein MSAAGGLLVSVAEGVRFGVLGPLRAEVGGRPAGLGGPRQRAVLALLLIARGRSVSADRILSEVWEGSRLPSLTTLHGYVADLRRTLEPDRAPGAPARLLVREGPGYALRAVPAAVDAERFTEKAARGRRALEGGEPQLAADLLGQALELWRGPAYADCGGAAFAVPDANRLEDLRATVREDRLAAVIASGQHAAAVGELEALVAEQPLRERGWELLVLALYRSGRQADALAALRAVRRSLADELGIDPGRGLRDLEAAVLAQDPRLAPRSAEPSRRSYPPAPAPPSGNLPFALSSFVGRGGDLAAVASLLDGHRLVTLTGPGGVGKTRLALEVARARTDADGPWLVEIAGLHAPELLTATMAAALGLPTVPSPDQLAGMIAGRDMLIVLDNCEHLLVPAAMLVHTLLTRCGTVRMLCTSREPLGISGEAVYEVPPLDAATEAADLFLRRAAAVSPGWAAAPGDRERIAALCERLDGIPLAIELAAAQSRVLSVAQIADAVEDRFTLLVDGSVGRPDRHRTLLDTVAWSDHLLQPAERRLFHRLGVFEAGFDLEAAAAVGGVDPVLAPLSALVRKSLVTAQPGTAPRRYRMLETLRQYALSALSPDELAQAQARHRAWALARAENAERHLRGPQGAALLNGLSRDQAEFRAAFTSSLAAGDGEYALRLGGALFWFWFRMGHVAEGLTWLSEAFAAAPRAGADVRARAWYALTGLYYLAGLPPQAYQAARSAMEAAREAGDAVTEAGATAYVPYLGLLAGAALDAEPLTREAVEMARRTALDWLEAETLMVRGMVLRVLGDLPGADTVFQEAVSAARSSGHDWVADGAAWCDMKTASDRGDGTRALAVAADILATMDRYEDISFWLVTVHSAARALVLTGQSEHAAVLMGAVEAIGKRAGVSPELMDPLDGPREAAAVREALAPEEYERHAARGRAMSRQDASALLTSLITMIL
- a CDS encoding AfsR/SARP family transcriptional regulator, with protein sequence MKEGNTLLMALEIRFLGPWQVLAGDEPVRFAGQRRIGVLARLALDAGQTVHTERILTDIWGHSSAATAGKQLHIVVSKLRETLGPHTAEEIIETMPGGYRLALEPDHVDAHLFTRLAKRARTSHAQGATAAADALFRSALQLWRGKPLAELTAPWAQIEATRLEEEHLTVLEDHADLRLAAGDHNAVAADLAVHVRAHPLRERPAAQLMLALHRAGRPSEALAVYQDTRRIMVTELGIEPGAELRRLQRAVLAKDPVLDLTTPAQQITVSEPYIPAELPADTHAFTARATEIHRLRTALGPADGPAITVIDGPGGIGKSALAVHVAHATAARFTDGVIYLNLHGSTPGLDPLTPAQALRHLLRSLGLDGAAVPADPGEAAARYRSLTATCNLLVILDNARDVRQIRPLIPAGPGCRVLITSRDPLATLDNARHLHLGTLNAGDAAALLSRLAGPDRVRAEPQAAERIVHLCGGFPLALRIVGARLAARPDWTLSDLEVRLADATRRLDMLEYADLAVRAGIAVSHHHLREEPTGRDAAYLLPLLGLLDLPTHTPAATAALTGWPHHRAEAALERLQDARLLEPAGPDRYQFHDLVGLYARERAHQDLSEEERTAAVRRALHHYRGTLWTVNPMLNRDAVPRCPVESAGITFEDLEEAGEWVRAERDNLLAAAQQALDGPDPANGVSLVIGLHWPFCYQGWHTQLADIYAYAIEVADRIAAWADKAQLRSFLGWVYRDQGRNDAAIAQLKTALTDWDRAELPRRKLGVLNNLGVINTIVGRLDEALGYLESALELNDGAQRPWAGAAIRNNRAHVYCRQGRFDEAIAEARQVVELWSKVDPLIGGGTAHDSLGDVYRHAGRPTEAVESYTVAVRLLRESGFRLGEAVSRWWLGVTLHDLERHGEARQQWEESVGLLRDARLLTPREANEILARPVPETPHPIKNML